In Akkermansia muciniphila, one DNA window encodes the following:
- a CDS encoding DHA2 family efflux MFS transporter permease subunit: MASAFFMQMLDATILNTAIPTIARSFNSHPLQLHSLVTAYTLTVCVLIPASGWISDKLGSRRTFLLAISVFSAGSLLCALSTSITMMTACRVIQGIGGAFLMPVGRLVVLRSYPRSMFVNVLNIVTIPALLGPLLGPVLGGIIAQYASWHWIFLINIPVGMAGLWATRKLMPDLKAVREQKFDWRGFFLFSSSAVLATMGLSSAGGVTDKTRMAILTSAGGILQLLYWTLAFRSKAPIFSPALFRIRNFAIGIAGNIVCRLGGSCLLYLIPLFFQVVLGYSALQSGLSLIPLALSNLLAKTVAPRLLGKFGYRNIMVVNTFTIGVLLASFHFAGPGTHELILLGMLAMLGGANSIQFTCMNTLTLIDLPNADASSGNSLLSTIMQLSIVVSIAVASLLLDSFGGHAATSGKAVEAAFHATFATIGAIAAASSFIFALVDKDKGITRKRRKAA, from the coding sequence GTGGCATCGGCATTCTTTATGCAAATGCTGGATGCCACCATCCTGAACACGGCCATTCCCACCATTGCCCGCAGCTTCAACAGCCATCCGCTGCAACTCCACTCCCTGGTAACGGCCTATACGCTCACCGTCTGCGTCCTGATACCGGCCTCCGGATGGATCTCCGACAAGCTGGGCTCCCGCCGTACTTTCCTGCTAGCCATCTCTGTTTTTTCTGCGGGGTCCCTCCTGTGCGCCCTTTCCACCTCCATTACCATGATGACGGCATGCCGCGTCATCCAGGGAATAGGCGGCGCCTTCCTGATGCCCGTCGGGCGCCTTGTCGTCCTGCGCTCCTATCCCCGTTCCATGTTCGTCAATGTCCTGAACATTGTGACGATTCCTGCGCTGCTGGGTCCCCTTCTGGGGCCGGTGCTGGGCGGCATCATCGCGCAGTACGCTTCCTGGCACTGGATATTCCTGATCAACATCCCGGTTGGCATGGCGGGCCTGTGGGCCACCCGGAAGCTGATGCCGGACCTGAAAGCGGTTCGGGAACAAAAATTCGACTGGCGGGGGTTCTTCCTCTTCTCCTCCTCCGCCGTGCTGGCTACAATGGGCCTCTCCTCCGCGGGAGGCGTAACCGATAAGACGCGCATGGCCATCCTCACGTCAGCCGGAGGCATTCTCCAGCTTCTGTACTGGACGCTGGCGTTCCGTTCAAAAGCCCCCATCTTCAGCCCGGCTCTGTTCCGCATCAGAAACTTTGCCATCGGAATCGCCGGCAACATCGTCTGCCGCCTAGGCGGAAGCTGTCTGCTGTACCTGATCCCGCTTTTCTTTCAGGTGGTGCTCGGTTATTCCGCCCTTCAATCCGGCCTGTCCCTGATTCCGCTGGCCCTGAGCAATTTACTGGCAAAAACGGTTGCACCGCGTCTGCTCGGGAAATTTGGTTACCGGAACATCATGGTCGTCAATACCTTTACCATAGGCGTTCTGCTGGCCTCCTTCCATTTTGCAGGCCCCGGAACCCATGAGCTCATTCTTCTGGGCATGCTCGCAATGCTGGGCGGGGCCAACTCCATTCAGTTCACCTGCATGAACACTCTGACGCTGATTGACCTCCCCAATGCAGACGCCAGCAGCGGAAACTCCCTGCTTTCCACAATCATGCAGCTCTCCATTGTTGTCAGTATTGCCGTGGCTTCCCTGCTGCTGGACAGTTTCGGCGGCCATGCGGCTACCTCCGGGAAAGCTGTGGAAGCCGCCTTTCATGCCACTTTCGCCACCATCGGCGCCATTGCCGCGGCCAGCTCCTTCATCTTCGCCCTGGTGGACAAAGACAAGGGAATCACCCGCAAACGCAGAAAAGCAGCCTGA
- a CDS encoding acyl-CoA thioesterase gives MENTYHHTRLPEGRIPALRVEPMPADTNQSGEVFGGWVMSQVDLAGANTAMRYALSRYIVTRAVSSLTFEAPVLVGDVVSFYAEIVRVGRTSITVKVEVYAERLKKLCNNIAKITEAELVYVALGEDKKPITLEESRARFAQCCSLEAEGPSSCS, from the coding sequence ATGGAAAATACATATCATCATACCCGGCTCCCGGAAGGGCGCATTCCCGCTCTGCGCGTGGAACCCATGCCTGCGGACACCAATCAAAGCGGGGAAGTATTCGGCGGCTGGGTGATGAGCCAGGTGGACCTGGCGGGAGCCAATACCGCCATGCGCTATGCGTTAAGCCGCTATATTGTGACGCGTGCGGTAAGCAGCCTGACGTTTGAAGCTCCCGTGCTGGTGGGCGACGTCGTTTCCTTTTATGCGGAGATTGTCAGGGTGGGCCGCACTTCCATTACCGTGAAGGTGGAGGTGTACGCGGAACGCCTGAAGAAGCTCTGCAATAACATTGCCAAGATTACCGAGGCGGAGCTGGTTTATGTAGCCCTGGGGGAGGATAAGAAACCGATTACTCTGGAAGAGTCCCGCGCCCGGTTTGCGCAGTGCTGTTCCCTTGAGGCGGAAGGCCCCTCTTCCTGTTCCTGA
- a CDS encoding SDR family oxidoreductase: MNTEDINKIQDPRGEFRQEGYEQQQQKAPGLQSEMKPVPDSGEQSYHGCNRLRGRKALVTGGDSGIGRAAAIAYAREGADVALNYLPEEQSDAEEVAELIRKEGRKAVLLPGDLSDEAFCKKLVRDALEKLGGLDIMALAAGKQVAVEDIRDITTEQLTKTFEVNVFSLFWVAREALPHLKPGTSIITCSSIQAYQPGKNLVDYASTKAAIIAFSRALAKQVAPKGIRVNVVAPGPIWTALQVTGGQLQKDLPEFGRKTPLRRAGQPVELSGLYVFLASQESSFITAEVFGVTGGMHLA, translated from the coding sequence ATGAACACAGAAGACATTAATAAAATACAGGACCCGCGCGGCGAATTCCGCCAGGAAGGATATGAACAACAACAGCAGAAAGCCCCCGGCCTGCAATCCGAAATGAAACCCGTGCCGGATTCCGGGGAACAGAGCTACCATGGCTGCAACAGGCTCCGTGGCCGAAAAGCCCTGGTCACAGGGGGAGATTCGGGCATAGGCCGGGCGGCGGCTATTGCCTACGCACGCGAAGGAGCCGACGTAGCCTTGAACTATCTTCCTGAAGAACAAAGCGATGCCGAAGAAGTGGCGGAACTCATCAGAAAGGAGGGCCGGAAGGCCGTCCTGCTGCCGGGAGACCTCAGCGATGAAGCCTTTTGTAAAAAACTCGTCAGGGATGCCCTGGAAAAACTTGGCGGGCTGGACATCATGGCCCTGGCAGCCGGCAAGCAAGTGGCGGTGGAAGATATTCGTGACATTACCACGGAACAATTAACCAAGACATTTGAAGTAAATGTGTTCTCTCTGTTCTGGGTTGCCAGGGAAGCCCTTCCGCATCTCAAGCCGGGGACGAGCATCATTACCTGCTCATCCATCCAGGCCTACCAGCCCGGCAAGAACCTGGTGGACTATGCCTCCACGAAAGCGGCTATCATCGCGTTCAGCCGCGCCCTGGCCAAGCAGGTCGCTCCCAAAGGCATCCGGGTCAATGTGGTGGCTCCCGGCCCCATCTGGACAGCTTTGCAAGTAACCGGAGGCCAGCTGCAGAAAGACCTGCCGGAATTCGGACGGAAAACGCCCCTCAGAAGGGCAGGCCAGCCTGTAGAGCTCTCCGGACTGTACGTCTTTCTCGCCTCCCAGGAATCCAGCTTCATTACTGCGGAGGTCTTTGGCGTTACCGGCGGCATGCATCTGGCCTGA
- a CDS encoding alginate lyase family protein produces the protein MAHLAERMGDKNYRYRKTPAGASIQKAVYYLLPYRANPETWPRQGSGANTPLPAIFEPAQTGGTQRKRS, from the coding sequence CTGGCGCATCTTGCAGAACGCATGGGCGACAAAAACTACCGTTACCGGAAAACGCCCGCCGGTGCTTCCATCCAGAAAGCTGTGTACTATCTCCTGCCTTACCGCGCCAACCCTGAAACATGGCCCCGGCAAGGCTCCGGGGCAAACACTCCCCTTCCCGCCATCTTTGAACCGGCGCAGACGGGCGGGACACAACGGAAACGCTCCTGA
- a CDS encoding thermonuclease family protein, translating into MKWLLVFLISPCMVFAESMRGVVINVIDGDTVILLEKTPEQMRTHRIRLEGIDTPERGQDGYEGAKEYLEKLIWGETVTVRYTGNDRYGRILGEIWHGKMFVNEEMVKEGWAWIYKNFSASRKLVSLERDARKAQKGIWSDPNPISPWEWKAAKRKEKSDRKNTGEISY; encoded by the coding sequence ATGAAATGGCTTTTGGTTTTCCTGATAAGTCCCTGCATGGTTTTTGCCGAAAGTATGAGGGGAGTAGTGATTAACGTGATTGACGGCGACACGGTTATTCTTCTGGAAAAGACGCCTGAACAAATGCGTACGCACCGGATACGGCTTGAGGGCATTGATACGCCGGAAAGGGGGCAGGACGGGTATGAAGGCGCCAAGGAATACCTGGAAAAGCTGATTTGGGGAGAGACGGTTACAGTCCGGTATACCGGGAATGACAGGTACGGCCGTATTTTAGGGGAAATATGGCATGGAAAAATGTTCGTCAACGAAGAGATGGTAAAGGAAGGATGGGCGTGGATTTATAAAAATTTTTCCGCCAGCCGGAAGCTCGTTTCTCTTGAAAGGGATGCCAGAAAGGCCCAAAAAGGCATCTGGTCTGACCCGAATCCCATATCTCCGTGGGAATGGAAAGCAGCAAAAAGAAAGGAAAAATCTGACAGAAAAAACACCGGGGAAATTTCTTATTAA
- a CDS encoding IbrB-like domain-containing protein produces the protein MKSSYQSPVYQIRRVPLDQIRSNAYNPNSVAPPEMKLLYQSIKEDGYTMPIVCYKLEDGTYEIVDGFHRCQIMKTYRDIYEREGGMMPVAVIDKPLGNRMASTIRHNRARGSHNIALMTSIIQELTEAGMSDAWILKNLGMDAEELLRLKQLSGIASLFREGEFSQAWESK, from the coding sequence ATGAAAAGCTCCTATCAATCTCCCGTTTACCAAATCCGGCGCGTTCCTCTGGACCAGATACGTTCCAACGCTTACAACCCGAACAGCGTGGCGCCCCCCGAAATGAAGCTGCTCTACCAGAGCATCAAGGAGGACGGCTATACGATGCCCATTGTCTGCTATAAGCTGGAGGACGGGACCTATGAAATCGTGGACGGTTTCCACCGCTGCCAGATTATGAAAACCTACCGCGATATTTACGAACGGGAGGGCGGCATGATGCCGGTGGCCGTAATCGACAAGCCTCTTGGAAACCGCATGGCTTCCACCATCAGGCACAACCGTGCCCGGGGATCTCATAATATCGCCCTCATGACCAGTATTATCCAGGAGTTGACGGAGGCGGGCATGTCAGATGCGTGGATACTTAAAAACCTGGGAATGGACGCGGAGGAATTGCTGCGCCTCAAGCAGCTCAGCGGGATTGCCTCCCTGTTCCGGGAGGGGGAATTCAGCCAGGCATGGGAATCGAAATAA
- a CDS encoding phosphoadenosine phosphosulfate reductase yields the protein MKTYLDKNVYEAALERIAYCFREFDNVLVSFSGGKDSGVMLNLCYRYAAEQGLLDKLSMYHLDYEAQYQMTTEYVTRTFLEQFPGIRKMWYCVPIRAQSACSLGEPYWTPWSAAQKKLWVRPMPENPYVVNEKNLDVPFRHGMVDYEFQDKLSRHFAKKHGSTAVMVGLRADESLNRYAAVARGNKRTSYEGRKWITQADAMTVSAYPLYDWRVSDVWTANARFGFDYNRLYDLLYQAGLTIGQMRVASPFNDCAQESLKLYKVIDPANWARMVGRVNGVNFTGLYGGTTAMGWKTIKLPPGHTWKSYYEFLLSTMNRKTAEHYNNILERSKKYWMKGGTVDPGTADEVLAAYPLATVTGKSGRYVDRDVVRFMGYPDDMPVSNFRQVPSYKRMCICIMKNDYFCKYAGFGPTKGAIARRRAAVNKYRNIL from the coding sequence GTGAAAACATATCTGGATAAAAATGTTTATGAGGCGGCTTTAGAACGCATTGCCTATTGTTTCCGGGAGTTTGACAATGTCCTAGTGTCCTTTTCGGGCGGCAAGGACAGCGGCGTCATGCTTAATCTCTGCTATCGTTACGCCGCCGAACAGGGCCTGCTGGACAAACTGTCCATGTACCACCTTGATTATGAGGCCCAATACCAGATGACGACCGAGTATGTGACCAGAACATTTCTGGAGCAATTCCCCGGCATCCGTAAAATGTGGTATTGTGTGCCGATCAGGGCCCAGTCCGCATGCTCCCTAGGGGAACCCTATTGGACGCCGTGGAGCGCCGCCCAAAAAAAACTGTGGGTGCGGCCTATGCCGGAGAATCCCTATGTAGTCAACGAAAAGAATCTGGACGTTCCGTTCCGGCACGGCATGGTGGACTATGAATTCCAGGATAAGCTTTCACGCCATTTTGCCAAAAAACACGGAAGCACTGCCGTCATGGTAGGGCTGCGGGCGGATGAAAGTCTCAACAGATACGCCGCCGTTGCCCGCGGCAATAAGAGGACGTCTTATGAGGGAAGGAAGTGGATTACACAGGCTGATGCCATGACCGTCAGCGCCTACCCTCTTTATGACTGGCGCGTCAGTGACGTTTGGACGGCCAATGCCCGCTTTGGTTTTGACTACAACCGCCTTTATGACCTCCTGTACCAGGCAGGCCTCACGATCGGGCAGATGCGGGTGGCGAGCCCGTTCAATGACTGCGCCCAGGAAAGCCTGAAGCTTTACAAAGTTATTGATCCTGCCAACTGGGCGCGCATGGTCGGTCGCGTCAACGGCGTCAATTTTACGGGTTTGTACGGAGGCACGACGGCCATGGGCTGGAAAACCATTAAACTGCCGCCCGGCCATACCTGGAAGTCCTATTATGAATTCCTGCTTTCTACAATGAACAGGAAAACGGCGGAACACTACAACAACATTTTGGAAAGGTCCAAAAAGTACTGGATGAAAGGGGGCACCGTCGATCCCGGAACTGCCGATGAAGTGCTGGCCGCCTATCCGCTGGCGACCGTGACGGGAAAGTCGGGCCGTTACGTCGACCGCGACGTCGTCCGGTTCATGGGCTACCCTGACGACATGCCGGTCAGCAATTTCCGGCAGGTGCCTTCCTACAAGCGCATGTGCATCTGCATCATGAAGAACGACTACTTTTGCAAGTACGCCGGATTCGGCCCAACCAAGGGAGCGATTGCCCGGCGCCGGGCCGCCGTCAATAAATATCGCAACATTTTATGA
- the leuB gene encoding 3-isopropylmalate dehydrogenase yields MSEHHHHIAVLAGDGIGPEVMAEALKVLDAVSGKFGFTVSRKEAFVGGAGIDHCGKALPEETIRACEEADAVLFGSVGGPKWEHLPANEQPERGALLPLRKHFGLYANLRPGVCLPALTHASPIKNELIEGGFDILCVRELTGGLYFGQPRFREQEGDDEVVVDTMRYRKSEMVRIAKVAFEAARGRRKRVTSVDKANVLTNSLLWRETMIEVSRDYPDVELLHMYVDNAAMQLVRNPRQFDVLVTENLFGDILSDEMAMICGSLGMLPSASLCQGAQDNGLFFGLYEPSGGSAPDIAGKGIANPIAQILSLSMLLRYSLGEKAAADAIDAAVRRVIDQGFRTGDLATGAPGEIRVNTAEMGDAIIAAL; encoded by the coding sequence ATGAGTGAACATCACCATCATATTGCTGTCCTGGCCGGCGACGGCATTGGGCCCGAGGTTATGGCAGAGGCCCTGAAGGTTCTGGATGCCGTAAGCGGCAAGTTCGGCTTCACTGTAAGCCGCAAGGAGGCTTTTGTGGGGGGGGCGGGCATTGACCACTGCGGCAAGGCCCTTCCCGAAGAAACCATTCGCGCCTGCGAAGAGGCGGATGCCGTTCTGTTCGGCTCCGTGGGCGGTCCCAAATGGGAGCATCTTCCCGCCAATGAACAACCGGAACGCGGAGCCCTGCTGCCTCTGAGAAAACATTTCGGCTTGTATGCCAACCTGCGTCCGGGCGTATGCCTTCCGGCCTTGACCCATGCCTCTCCCATCAAGAATGAACTGATTGAAGGCGGATTTGACATTTTATGCGTCCGGGAATTGACTGGAGGCCTGTATTTCGGCCAGCCCCGTTTCCGCGAACAGGAAGGAGACGACGAAGTCGTCGTGGATACCATGCGCTACCGTAAAAGCGAGATGGTGCGCATCGCCAAAGTGGCGTTCGAGGCCGCGCGCGGCCGCCGCAAGCGCGTCACCAGCGTGGACAAGGCCAATGTGCTGACCAATTCCCTGCTGTGGCGCGAGACGATGATTGAAGTTTCCAGGGATTATCCCGACGTGGAACTGTTGCATATGTACGTGGACAATGCCGCCATGCAGCTGGTGCGCAATCCCCGCCAGTTCGACGTGCTGGTGACGGAAAACCTGTTCGGCGACATTCTTTCCGATGAAATGGCCATGATTTGCGGTTCCCTGGGCATGCTTCCCAGCGCCAGCCTGTGCCAGGGTGCGCAGGACAACGGCCTGTTCTTCGGCCTTTACGAACCCTCCGGAGGCTCCGCCCCGGACATTGCCGGCAAGGGCATTGCAAACCCAATCGCCCAGATTCTTTCCCTTTCCATGCTGTTGCGCTACTCTCTGGGAGAAAAAGCCGCGGCAGACGCCATTGACGCCGCCGTCCGCCGCGTCATTGACCAGGGCTTCCGCACGGGCGACCTGGCTACGGGAGCGCCCGGAGAAATCCGCGTGAACACGGCGGAAATGGGCGACGCCATTATCGCCGCCCTGTAA